The Corallococcus exiguus genome has a segment encoding these proteins:
- a CDS encoding collagen-like protein translates to MSPESLVTVSDSLVGAVVCEPGRTFCDGAHLFSCSRSGRDAFSLGACAGGSDSNPVGCFTTDCPGGATACCRPAKATCDWSFTSPAISGQTFGFDEKRDKENYCVAPSTCDQNSFTFYIAPPKTTGSCPEMIGRSIQVIIGRPLPLAGQVVTLPDSRVIIHSGSATTACSAWTGTLIIHSDVPSWRVSIDATCSNPGSSDIRIVGTASGDV, encoded by the coding sequence ATGTCTCCGGAGTCCCTTGTCACCGTTTCCGACAGCCTCGTGGGCGCGGTTGTCTGCGAGCCCGGCAGGACCTTCTGCGACGGCGCGCACCTTTTCTCGTGCAGCCGCTCTGGTAGGGATGCGTTCAGCCTTGGTGCTTGTGCTGGAGGCTCGGACAGCAATCCGGTGGGCTGCTTCACGACGGATTGTCCCGGTGGCGCCACGGCTTGCTGCCGGCCCGCGAAGGCCACTTGTGACTGGTCGTTCACGAGCCCCGCCATCTCGGGTCAGACCTTTGGCTTCGATGAAAAAAGGGACAAGGAAAACTATTGCGTGGCGCCTTCGACCTGCGACCAGAACAGTTTCACCTTCTACATTGCTCCGCCCAAGACGACGGGAAGCTGCCCCGAGATGATCGGCCGCTCCATCCAGGTCATCATCGGCCGCCCGCTTCCGCTGGCTGGACAAGTCGTGACGCTGCCAGATTCGAGAGTCATCATTCATTCCGGCAGTGCCACGACCGCCTGCTCCGCATGGACAGGGACGCTCATCATCCATTCGGATGTTCCCAGTTGGCGGGTCAGCATTGATGCGACGTGCAGCAATCCGGGGTCGAGCGACATCCGCATCGTGGGAACCGCCAGCGGCGACGTCTGA
- a CDS encoding DinB family protein: MENQENSGLRIVLLTQLDTAWALTQYHLNGLTTQECLLRPARKGLHVEQGTDGVWRAEWPESEGYDIGPASIAWLTWHMGFWWSMVHDHSFGLGTLKREDVHWPGTAEGVQAWIARLHDQWRNSVTGLDGAELHASKRTRWPLEGRPFADIVAWVNLELMKNAAELGYARFVLAVADR; the protein is encoded by the coding sequence ATGGAAAACCAGGAGAACAGCGGCCTTCGAATCGTGTTGCTGACCCAGCTGGACACGGCCTGGGCGCTCACCCAATACCATCTCAACGGGCTCACCACGCAGGAGTGCCTGCTCCGGCCCGCACGAAAGGGCCTGCACGTGGAGCAAGGCACGGACGGCGTCTGGCGCGCGGAGTGGCCGGAGTCAGAGGGCTACGACATCGGGCCCGCGTCCATCGCCTGGCTGACCTGGCACATGGGTTTCTGGTGGTCGATGGTGCATGACCACTCATTCGGGCTCGGCACACTGAAGCGCGAGGACGTGCACTGGCCCGGAACCGCCGAGGGCGTGCAGGCATGGATTGCACGCCTGCACGACCAGTGGAGGAACTCCGTCACGGGACTGGACGGCGCAGAGCTGCACGCGTCGAAGCGCACCCGGTGGCCCCTGGAGGGCAGGCCCTTCGCGGACATCGTCGCGTGGGTGAACCTGGAGCTGATGAAGAACGCGGCGGAGCTGGGCTACGCGCGCTTCGTCCTGGCCGTGGCGGACAGGTAG
- a CDS encoding ATP-binding cassette domain-containing protein, producing MTSSDKTAAQRRSNPADSHDLIRVQGARENNLKDVSVELPKRRLTVFTGVSGSGKSSLVFGTIAAESQRLINETYSAFVQGFMPTLGRPEVDVLEGLTTAIIVDQERMGANSRSTVGTATDANAMLRVLFSRLGKPYIGSSNAFSFNVPSVRATGEMTVEKGEGSKTEKKVFNVTGGMCPKCEGMGQVSDIDLTQLYDDSKSLNEGALTIPGYNVDGWLVRIFGASGFIDPDKPIRKYTKQELHDFLYKEQTKVKVDKMNLTYEGLILRIQKSFLSKDVDAMQPHIRAFVERAVTFTSCPECKGTRLSAPARSSKIKGINIADACAMQISDLAEWVRGLDSPSVAPLLASLRHTLESFVEIGLGYLSLDRPAGTLSGGEAQRTKMIRHLGSSLTDVTYVFDEPTVGLHPHDIQRMNELLLRLRDKGNTVLVVEHKPEMIAIADHVVDLGPGAGTAGGEVVFEGTVEALRASDTLTGRHLSDRVALKSSVRKPSGVLKVRGAGTHNLKKVDVDIPLGVLVVVTGVAGSGKSSLIHGSVGNRDGVVSIDQAPIRGSRRSNPATYTDLLEPIRKAFAKANGVKPALFSANSEGACPTCNGAGVIYTDLAMMAGVTTVCEDCEGRRFQASVLEYKLCGLNIAQVLDLPVKDAVAFFGSGKAQTPAASAILQRMADVGLSYLRLGQPLTTLSGGERQRLKLATHMGDEGGVYVLDEPTTGLHLADLEQLLGLLDRLVDSGKSVIVIEHNQAVMAHADWIIDLGPGAGHDGGRIVFEGTPADLVAAKSTLTGKHLAEFVSGAAKAASGKAPEPTRARSQKKS from the coding sequence ATGACCTCCTCCGACAAGACCGCCGCTCAGCGCCGTTCGAACCCCGCGGACAGCCATGACCTCATCCGCGTCCAGGGCGCTCGCGAGAACAACCTGAAGGACGTCAGCGTGGAGCTGCCCAAGCGGCGGCTCACCGTCTTCACGGGCGTCTCCGGCTCCGGCAAGTCGTCGCTCGTCTTCGGCACCATCGCCGCGGAGTCCCAGCGGTTGATCAACGAAACCTACAGCGCGTTCGTCCAGGGCTTCATGCCCACGCTGGGCCGCCCCGAGGTCGACGTCCTGGAAGGACTCACGACCGCCATCATCGTCGACCAGGAGCGCATGGGCGCGAACTCCCGCTCAACGGTCGGCACCGCGACGGACGCCAACGCCATGCTGCGCGTGCTGTTCAGCCGCCTGGGCAAGCCTTACATCGGTTCGTCCAACGCGTTCTCCTTCAACGTCCCGTCGGTCCGCGCCACAGGCGAGATGACCGTCGAGAAGGGCGAGGGCAGCAAGACCGAGAAGAAGGTCTTCAACGTCACCGGCGGCATGTGTCCGAAGTGCGAGGGCATGGGGCAGGTCAGCGACATCGACCTGACCCAGCTGTATGACGACAGCAAGTCGCTCAACGAGGGCGCCCTCACCATCCCCGGCTATAACGTGGACGGCTGGCTCGTGCGCATCTTCGGGGCCTCGGGCTTCATCGACCCGGACAAGCCGATCCGCAAGTACACCAAGCAGGAGCTTCACGACTTCCTCTACAAGGAACAGACCAAGGTGAAGGTCGACAAGATGAACCTCACCTACGAGGGGCTCATCCTGCGGATCCAGAAGTCGTTCCTGTCCAAGGACGTGGACGCCATGCAGCCGCACATCCGTGCGTTCGTGGAGCGCGCGGTCACGTTCACCTCCTGCCCCGAATGCAAGGGCACCCGGCTCAGCGCGCCCGCCCGGTCCTCCAAGATCAAGGGCATCAACATCGCCGACGCCTGCGCGATGCAGATCAGCGACCTGGCCGAGTGGGTGCGCGGCCTGGACTCGCCGTCCGTCGCGCCGCTGCTGGCGTCGCTGCGGCACACGCTCGAGTCGTTCGTGGAGATCGGCCTGGGTTACCTCAGCCTCGACCGGCCCGCCGGCACGCTGTCGGGCGGTGAGGCGCAGCGCACCAAGATGATCCGCCACCTCGGGTCCTCGCTCACGGACGTGACCTACGTCTTCGACGAGCCGACGGTCGGACTGCACCCGCACGACATCCAGCGGATGAACGAACTGCTGCTGCGGCTGCGCGACAAGGGCAACACCGTGCTCGTGGTCGAGCACAAGCCGGAGATGATCGCGATCGCAGACCACGTCGTCGACCTGGGCCCCGGAGCCGGCACCGCTGGCGGCGAGGTGGTCTTCGAAGGCACCGTCGAGGCGCTGCGCGCGAGCGACACGCTCACCGGGCGCCACCTGAGCGACCGGGTCGCCCTGAAGTCGTCCGTGCGCAAGCCGTCCGGCGTACTGAAGGTGCGCGGCGCCGGCACGCACAACCTGAAGAAGGTCGACGTCGACATCCCGCTCGGCGTGCTGGTGGTGGTGACCGGCGTGGCGGGGTCCGGCAAGAGCTCGCTGATCCACGGCTCGGTGGGCAACCGGGACGGGGTGGTGTCCATCGACCAGGCTCCGATTCGCGGCTCGCGGCGGAGCAACCCGGCGACGTACACCGACCTGCTGGAGCCGATCCGCAAGGCGTTCGCGAAGGCCAACGGCGTGAAGCCCGCCCTGTTCAGCGCCAACTCCGAAGGCGCCTGCCCTACCTGCAATGGCGCTGGCGTCATCTACACCGATCTGGCGATGATGGCCGGCGTCACCACGGTCTGCGAGGACTGCGAAGGCCGGCGGTTCCAGGCGTCGGTGCTGGAGTACAAGCTCTGCGGGCTCAACATCGCCCAGGTGCTCGACCTGCCCGTGAAGGACGCGGTCGCCTTCTTCGGCTCCGGCAAGGCGCAGACGCCGGCCGCGTCCGCCATCCTTCAGCGCATGGCCGACGTGGGCCTCAGCTACCTCCGGCTCGGCCAGCCACTCACCACGCTGTCGGGTGGCGAGCGGCAGCGGCTCAAGCTCGCGACGCACATGGGGGACGAAGGCGGCGTCTACGTGCTCGATGAGCCGACCACCGGTCTGCATCTGGCCGACCTCGAGCAGCTGCTCGGGCTGTTGGACCGGCTGGTCGACTCCGGGAAGTCCGTCATCGTGATCGAGCACAACCAGGCGGTGATGGCGCACGCGGACTGGATCATCGACCTGGGGCCGGGCGCGGGCCACGACGGCGGACGCATCGTGTTCGAAGGCACCCCGGCCGACCTGGTGGCGGCGAAGTCGACGCTGACCGGCAAGCACCTGGCGGAATTCGTCAGTGGCGCTGCGAAGGCTGCCTCGGGGAAGGCACCCGAGCCGACCCGGGCTCGTTCCCAGAAGAAGTCTTAG
- a CDS encoding nuclease-related domain-containing protein — protein sequence MPKQHNGADDPNAAGYSVRRPGESAREKQNALAKAAPIKTFFTRLFGMHTDERAWGRGAEGEERVGRLLEPLRAQGWFIQHDVRIGQNGANVDHLVIGPPGVYVINTKFLRQNVWVAGNVIKVGGSNKDYVRKGEAEAKRVREKLLAATRLRSLWVQSLLVFVDAELVVREPPRNVPVLGDHELVTALLAQEVTLGRDEVMALARAAQQMATWG from the coding sequence ATGCCGAAGCAACACAACGGAGCGGATGATCCGAACGCCGCTGGGTACTCCGTCCGCCGGCCCGGAGAGAGCGCACGAGAGAAGCAGAACGCGCTCGCGAAGGCCGCGCCGATCAAGACCTTCTTCACGCGGCTCTTCGGAATGCACACCGATGAGCGTGCCTGGGGGCGCGGCGCCGAAGGCGAGGAACGCGTAGGCCGGTTGCTCGAACCCCTGCGAGCGCAGGGCTGGTTCATCCAGCACGACGTCAGGATTGGCCAGAACGGCGCGAACGTGGATCACCTCGTGATTGGCCCGCCGGGCGTCTACGTCATCAACACCAAGTTCCTCCGCCAGAACGTGTGGGTCGCCGGGAACGTCATCAAGGTCGGCGGCTCCAACAAGGACTACGTGAGGAAGGGCGAAGCAGAGGCCAAGCGGGTCCGTGAAAAGCTGCTCGCGGCGACGCGACTCCGCTCGCTCTGGGTCCAAAGCCTGCTGGTCTTCGTGGACGCGGAGCTCGTGGTGAGGGAGCCACCGAGGAACGTCCCGGTGCTCGGAGATCACGAACTGGTTACGGCCCTGCTCGCCCAGGAAGTCACGCTGGGGCGGGACGAAGTCATGGCGCTCGCCAGGGCCGCCCAGCAGATGGCGACCTGGGGCTGA
- a CDS encoding class I SAM-dependent methyltransferase — MAITMSPQEYATAFRILAASARHPTNLHQIVTERLLPGLSKHPTLLDVGAGAGKVAERLAPHFDSLTLLEPHPEQSSGFHHEKATVIPVPLERYASNDRYDLVVCSHVLYHVPVSEWGGFIDRLLGFVRPGGSCLIVMAAARGPTHAMCREFSDTLHFSEEVVAELQRKHLPHEAIPTMSGFAAQTFEEMYTLCRFLVLEGCYTAAQLAVLNPDEAGRLDARIRAHAERCQQPDGTYRLEQDEDVILISR, encoded by the coding sequence ATGGCAATCACGATGTCACCGCAGGAGTACGCCACGGCGTTCCGCATTCTCGCGGCGTCCGCAAGGCATCCAACGAACCTCCACCAGATCGTCACGGAGAGACTGCTCCCAGGTCTCTCCAAGCACCCCACCCTGCTGGACGTCGGAGCGGGGGCGGGCAAGGTCGCGGAACGGCTCGCGCCGCACTTCGACTCGCTCACCCTGCTCGAACCCCACCCCGAGCAGAGCTCCGGCTTCCATCATGAGAAGGCGACGGTCATCCCTGTCCCCCTGGAGCGGTATGCTTCCAATGACAGATATGACCTCGTCGTCTGCTCGCACGTCCTGTATCACGTCCCTGTGTCTGAATGGGGCGGCTTCATTGACAGACTGCTCGGCTTCGTGCGGCCCGGCGGCAGTTGTCTGATTGTGATGGCCGCTGCCCGCGGGCCGACCCATGCGATGTGCCGTGAGTTCTCCGACACCCTGCATTTCAGCGAGGAGGTCGTCGCCGAGTTGCAGCGGAAGCACCTACCCCACGAGGCGATCCCGACGATGAGCGGGTTCGCCGCGCAGACCTTCGAGGAGATGTACACGCTCTGCCGCTTCCTCGTGCTGGAGGGGTGTTACACGGCCGCGCAGCTGGCGGTCCTGAACCCGGACGAGGCGGGAAGGCTCGATGCGCGAATCCGTGCGCATGCCGAGCGTTGCCAGCAGCCTGACGGAACGTACCGGCTGGAACAGGATGAGGATGTGATCCTCATCTCCCGGTAG
- a CDS encoding sigma-70 family RNA polymerase sigma factor, with amino-acid sequence MKLAPAFLSRAGWHVDEAAQLEALEGVLLQVWAEGCRPWPDIPLSQAAFVASLATHTPSPSVRTGIAGVFAQLTPGDLYLACACAGGIPAALAAFERRYIASIPATLGHMKLTESVLDDVRQQVREHLLVRTNRPPRISEYSGRSPLANWLRVVSVRTALSMLRTAREEDATGDEAILESLPASVGDPETEAIQRRYEGEFRQAMEDAFAALSSKPRYLLRLHFVDRLSTTKIGALFNVNQSTASRWLQSAQQDVHDETRRLLKERLDLSSQDFTSVLRSVESQLDLSLSRILTEA; translated from the coding sequence ATGAAACTCGCACCAGCGTTCCTGTCGCGCGCGGGTTGGCACGTCGACGAGGCAGCACAACTCGAAGCCCTGGAGGGCGTGCTGCTGCAGGTCTGGGCGGAAGGATGTCGGCCCTGGCCGGACATTCCCCTCTCCCAGGCCGCCTTCGTTGCCTCCCTGGCTACACACACTCCCAGTCCGTCAGTCCGAACCGGCATCGCAGGGGTCTTCGCTCAGCTCACTCCCGGCGACCTCTACCTGGCCTGCGCCTGCGCCGGGGGCATCCCCGCGGCGCTGGCCGCGTTCGAGCGACGCTACATCGCGAGCATCCCCGCGACGCTGGGGCACATGAAGCTGACGGAGTCCGTGCTCGATGACGTCCGGCAACAGGTGCGTGAACACCTGTTGGTGCGCACCAACAGGCCTCCTCGGATTTCGGAGTACTCCGGCCGCAGCCCGCTCGCCAACTGGCTGCGCGTCGTGTCCGTGCGCACCGCCCTCAGCATGCTGCGCACGGCGCGCGAGGAGGACGCGACGGGCGACGAGGCCATCCTCGAGTCCCTGCCCGCCTCCGTGGGAGACCCAGAGACGGAGGCCATCCAGCGGCGCTACGAGGGCGAGTTCCGCCAGGCCATGGAGGACGCCTTCGCCGCCCTGTCCAGCAAGCCCCGGTACCTGCTGCGCCTCCACTTCGTGGACCGGCTGTCCACCACCAAGATTGGCGCCCTGTTCAACGTCAACCAATCCACCGCGTCCCGGTGGCTCCAGAGCGCCCAGCAGGACGTCCATGACGAGACGCGGCGCCTGTTGAAGGAACGCCTGGACCTCTCCTCCCAGGATTTCACCAGCGTCCTGCGCTCCGTGGAGAGCCAGCTCGATTTGAGCCTCAGCCGCATCCTCACGGAAGCCTGA
- a CDS encoding ArsR/SmtB family transcription factor gives MQRVAVAENKIFQALADPNRRAILVSLTRGEAAVKDLTARFDISQPAVSQHLAALKGAGLVKGRREGRCTYYRVDPRGMKPLIDWIAHYRAFWSEHVDRLEQLLEKMDP, from the coding sequence ATGCAGCGCGTGGCCGTGGCCGAGAACAAGATCTTCCAGGCACTGGCGGACCCGAACCGCCGGGCGATTCTCGTGTCACTCACGCGTGGCGAAGCGGCGGTGAAGGACCTCACGGCGCGATTCGACATCTCGCAGCCCGCGGTCTCCCAGCACCTCGCTGCCTTGAAGGGCGCTGGCCTGGTGAAGGGCCGGCGTGAAGGGCGTTGCACCTACTACCGGGTGGATCCACGCGGAATGAAGCCGCTCATCGACTGGATCGCGCACTACCGCGCGTTCTGGTCGGAGCACGTCGACCGCCTCGAACAACTGCTGGAGAAAATGGACCCATGA
- a CDS encoding serine/threonine-protein kinase: protein MRLPSNCLCDEDVVALFEGRLPVTANVLAHHHAARCTACRALLVTLAHGDALPPEAQPLEGGGRCSRRPCVTGATWTPPEVLDGFRLERLLGRGGMGAVYLARDASGERRVALKVCVALQPDAGMLASFATEARAIARIQHPNVVTMYGAGEFDGRPYLVYEYVDGKSLAELRTPLPWQRVFDIAEGLASGLRAAHQGGVLHRDLKPGNAILKPDGTVKLIDFGLATFVGRGVTAPRVVREVVGTPRYMAPEIRMGESATPRSDLHALGLLLFELCTGRLPPARCCPAALLTEWLPGINPGFAAVIACCLAEDPSERFAQADVLCAVLEHLRPWLASVPCPEHIPGPIREGLPGSGDPHANLGGGDLGALSSRLIEQLGAQAGHVHVAREQHA from the coding sequence ATGAGATTGCCGTCTAATTGCCTATGCGATGAGGACGTTGTTGCCCTGTTCGAGGGCCGGCTGCCGGTGACGGCGAACGTCCTGGCGCATCATCATGCGGCTCGCTGCACCGCGTGCCGGGCGCTGCTGGTGACGCTCGCGCATGGAGACGCCCTACCGCCAGAGGCCCAGCCGCTGGAGGGCGGAGGGCGCTGTTCGCGTCGTCCTTGCGTGACAGGCGCCACCTGGACGCCGCCGGAGGTTCTGGACGGGTTCCGGTTGGAGCGGTTGTTGGGGCGGGGTGGCATGGGGGCCGTCTACCTGGCGCGGGACGCGTCGGGGGAGCGCCGGGTGGCGCTGAAGGTGTGTGTCGCGCTCCAGCCGGATGCGGGAATGCTCGCGAGCTTCGCCACCGAGGCGCGCGCCATCGCACGGATCCAGCACCCGAACGTGGTGACCATGTATGGCGCGGGTGAGTTCGACGGGCGGCCGTACCTCGTCTACGAGTACGTGGACGGAAAGAGCCTGGCGGAGCTGCGGACGCCACTGCCATGGCAGCGGGTGTTCGACATCGCGGAGGGGCTCGCGTCAGGGCTGCGCGCCGCGCACCAGGGTGGGGTGCTGCACCGCGACCTCAAGCCCGGCAACGCCATCCTGAAACCCGACGGCACGGTGAAGCTGATCGATTTCGGGCTCGCGACATTCGTGGGGCGCGGAGTCACGGCGCCGCGAGTGGTGCGGGAGGTGGTGGGGACGCCGCGCTACATGGCACCGGAGATCCGCATGGGCGAGTCCGCGACCCCGCGGAGTGACCTCCATGCGCTGGGGTTGCTGTTGTTCGAGCTGTGCACGGGCCGGTTGCCTCCGGCGCGGTGTTGCCCGGCGGCGCTGTTGACGGAGTGGCTCCCTGGAATCAATCCGGGCTTCGCCGCCGTCATCGCGTGCTGTCTCGCGGAGGACCCCTCGGAGCGATTCGCACAGGCGGACGTGCTCTGCGCCGTGCTGGAGCACCTGCGGCCGTGGTTGGCCTCAGTCCCGTGCCCAGAGCACATCCCAGGTCCAATCCGGGAAGGTCTGCCCGGGTCGGGTGATCCGCACGCGAACCTGGGAGGCGGCGACCTGGGCGCCCTGTCGTCGCGCCTCATCGAACAGCTGGGTGCGCAGGCCGGGCACGTCCACGTAGCTCGCGAACAGCATGCCTGA
- a CDS encoding SH3 domain-containing protein, translating into MPFEAQQPTTYPWPGKVIPWSAALRHGPAKSTRTLADLPHGENVQIVSSSGDWLYVECRHESRMPLKGYVSRELIKHAQPTHSSPAGSQNAKTVVTPQHFGSPVRQDYSSAHDPSVAFQLTQPKIIAIATDTYLKPTHFIADPKLPGKHVLGFGQDLSFATGRAQPHGPSVGTTPAALDGKMRRLLKEFAGNDTRGKARRLFDAFLKPQRALLFWSDSGLTADAEAHPNITTFVHRALSAPNSPERTAGQVRIHQALEKVGWNINAVTPIKGLGVPAFNEGSPAWHTGDFSNGLGVMINGIQHVVVIAKEYRFDRPKSEYTIKLEYVFYDVFGLDDDDLQEYGADGGFDSDASQGITAWWQLQFQHGYVPLITRIAFEREFTVPVPAAGAVRR; encoded by the coding sequence ATGCCATTCGAAGCCCAGCAGCCCACCACGTATCCCTGGCCTGGCAAAGTCATTCCTTGGAGTGCCGCGCTCAGGCACGGGCCGGCCAAAAGCACTCGTACGCTGGCGGATCTGCCACATGGAGAAAACGTCCAGATCGTTTCCAGCTCGGGTGACTGGCTTTACGTTGAGTGCCGTCACGAAAGCCGGATGCCCTTGAAGGGATACGTGTCACGTGAGCTAATCAAGCACGCCCAACCCACACACTCGTCCCCGGCCGGCTCTCAGAACGCCAAAACGGTCGTCACACCGCAGCACTTTGGTTCCCCCGTCCGGCAAGATTACAGTTCGGCTCACGACCCCTCTGTAGCATTTCAACTAACCCAACCGAAGATCATCGCCATCGCCACGGACACATATTTAAAGCCTACGCATTTCATTGCGGACCCAAAGCTTCCGGGCAAGCACGTACTGGGGTTCGGCCAGGACCTTTCGTTCGCAACGGGACGTGCGCAGCCTCATGGACCCAGCGTGGGTACAACTCCCGCTGCCCTGGATGGCAAGATGCGCCGCCTGTTGAAGGAGTTCGCGGGCAATGACACCCGAGGCAAGGCCCGGCGGCTGTTTGATGCCTTTCTCAAGCCACAGCGCGCCTTGCTCTTCTGGAGTGACTCTGGCCTCACCGCGGATGCTGAGGCTCATCCCAACATCACCACCTTCGTCCATCGAGCACTGTCCGCACCGAATTCGCCGGAGCGCACAGCGGGACAGGTGCGAATCCATCAGGCGCTCGAAAAAGTGGGCTGGAACATCAATGCGGTCACGCCCATAAAAGGGTTGGGCGTACCCGCGTTCAACGAAGGCAGCCCCGCGTGGCACACAGGTGATTTCAGCAATGGACTGGGGGTGATGATCAATGGCATCCAGCACGTCGTCGTCATCGCAAAGGAGTACCGGTTCGACCGACCCAAGAGCGAGTACACCATCAAACTAGAGTATGTCTTCTACGACGTTTTCGGTCTGGATGATGACGACCTGCAAGAGTATGGCGCGGATGGCGGATTCGACAGCGACGCGTCACAGGGCATTACGGCTTGGTGGCAGCTACAGTTCCAACATGGGTATGTACCGCTCATCACCCGAATCGCCTTCGAGCGGGAGTTCACGGTTCCCGTTCCCGCCGCAGGAGCCGTACGCCGATGA